One segment of Falco peregrinus isolate bFalPer1 chromosome 4, bFalPer1.pri, whole genome shotgun sequence DNA contains the following:
- the LOC101924923 gene encoding collagenase 3 encodes MMQARLSAVFFFLLGLSFCLTIPIPLEDSHEFTEKDLQFAERYLRTHYDLRPNLGGLMRKSANTMASKLREMQAFFGLEVTGKLDEETYELMQKPRCGVPDVGEYNFFPRKLKWSKTNLTYRIMNYTSDLRRADVDRAFKKAFKVWSDVTPLNFTRIRSGIADIMISFGTKEHGDFYPFDGPSGLLAHAFPPGPDYGGDAHFDDDETWSDDSRGYNLFLVAAHEFGHSLGLEHSRDPGALMFPIYTYTGKTGFVLPDDDVQGIQELYGAGDRDPNPKHPKTPEKCDVDLSLDAITELRGEMLIFKDRFFWRLHPQMVEAELVLLKSFWPELPNKIDAAYENPIKDLVFMFKGKKVWALNGYDIVEDFPKKIYEMGFPKEMKRIDAAVHIQDTGKTLFFTGNKYWSYDEEAEVMEAGYPRPIEEEFAGIGDRVDAVYHRNGYLYFFNGPLQFEYSIWSKRIVRVLHTNSIFWC; translated from the exons ATGATGCAGGCAAGACTTTCAgctgtcttctttttcttgttgggTTTGTCATTTTGCCTGACAATCCCTATTCCCCTTGAAGACAGCCATGAATTCACAGAGAAAGACCTTCAGTTTGCAGAG cGCTATCTCAGGACTCACTATGATCTCCGTCCAAATCTTGGTGGCCTAATGAGGAAGAGTGCCAATACAATGGCATCTAAACTTCGAGAAATGCaagctttttttggtttggagGTGACAGGCAAATTAGATGAAGAAACATATGAACTGATGCAGAAACCAAGATGCGGTGTCCCAGATGTGGGGGAATATAACTTTTTCCCTAGAAAACTCAAATGGTCAAAAACTAATTTGACATACAG GATTATGAATTACACTTCAGATCTGAGACGTGCTGACGTAGACAGAGCTTTCAAAAAAGCATTCAAAGTTTGGTCTGATGTGACACCCCTTAACTTCACCAGAATACGAAGTGGTATAGCTGACATCATGATCTCCTTTGGCACTAAAG AACATGGTGACTTTTACCCCTTCGATGGACCCTCTGGATTATTGGCTCATGCTTTTCCCCCGGGTCCAGACTATGGAGGAGATGCCCATTTTGACGATGATGAAACTTGGTCAGATGATTCTAGAG GGTATAACTTGTTCCTTGTTGCTGCCCATGAATTTGGTCATTCTCTGGGACTTGAACATTCTAGAGACCCTGGAGCTCTGATGTTTCCAATTTACACGTACACTGGAAAAACTGGCTTTGTGTTGCCTGATGACGATGTTCAAGGGATCCAAGAGCTCTACG GTGCTGGAGATAGAGATCCCAACCCAAAACATCCCAAAACGCCAGAGAAATGTGATGTAGATTTGTCACTTGATGCAATAACTGAACTGCGTGGAGAAATGCTGATCTTCAAGGACAG GTTTTTCTGGAGACTGCACCCTCAGATGGTTGAGGCAGAACTGGTGTTACTTAAGTCTTTTTGGCCAGAGCTTCCAAATAAAATAGATGCAGCTTATGAAAACCCCATCAAAGATCTTGTGTTCATGTTTAAGG gaaagaaagtCTGGGCTTTGAACGGTTACGACATAGTTGAAGACTTTCCTAAAAAGATATATGAAATGGGGTtcccaaaagaaatgaaaagaatagATGCAGCTGTCCATATTCAAGACACTGGCAAGACTCTCTTTTTTACTGGAAATAAGTACTGGAG TTACGATGAAGAGGCAGAGGTTATGGAAGCAGGCTACCCCAGGCCAATAGAGGAAGAATTCGCAGGAATTGGTGATAGAGTGGATGCAGTCTATCACAGAAATG gtTATCTCTACTTCTTCAATGGACCACTGCAGTTTGAATACAGCATCTGGAGCAAAAGAATTGTCCGTGTCCTGCATACTAACTCCATATTTTGGTGCTAA